One Vicia villosa cultivar HV-30 ecotype Madison, WI linkage group LG5, Vvil1.0, whole genome shotgun sequence genomic window, TATTACCGAGATAGTTAATGTTGTAGCAGATGGTAATTGTGGATTAAGAGCCATTGCATCGTGGCATGGGTATAGTGAGGATGGTTGGGCAATGGTTCGTCGTGACTTGGACCTGGAATTAAGAGAAAAGAAGGAGTTATATGAGAGATTGTTCGGTCCAAGTTTATCCGAAGTGAGAAATGGATTGTTGATAGATAATGTTGGTTTTCAACCACCCGAGAAATGGTTGACACTACCAGAGATGGGCTATTTGATAGCGAATCGGtataacgtcattcttgtgatGCTTGGTAACCCTTGCTTGACTTTTTTTCCCATGACAACAACATTTTCTCCAAGTGCTCCTACATATTGCATTGGCCTTGTCAACAAGAATCATTTTCTTCgggtaacctttatatatatttatttgtttatgtatttgttaaattatttatttatttaattacttatttaattatttatttaattatttttatgttatgaAATCAGGTTAATATGAAAGAAGGCTTCCCACTGCCACCCGTCACGTTAGATTGGAGGAAGTTTCGTCTTCAAGTGGCGACATCTTGGATGTTAGGATTTGCTGGACGTGTTCAACATTGGCACCATCTTACGCCTATGTTACCATCAAGTGTTAATTTAGATTAAGTGGCTTTTatttatatgtaatattttaaCTAAAAACGTCTTAGaagaagtttttattttatttacatcttAGAAGTTTTTAAACCTAGAACAAAGAGCACTGACATAGAACATAGAACATTAAAACATGATAACAATAACATAGAACATTAACATAGAAACATGATAACATAAAACATAGAACATAGAACATTAAAACATGATAACAATAACATTAGATAATACAACATAGAACATAAAGCATTATACTCTTGCAGACGATTCTGGACGCACCAGCATCTTCAAAACATCCTCTGCAGACCTTGTTAGGTTCACCTCAAACTCGATCAGTCCCTTAGTTATCTTACGGCGGTGTGATTTCCACATGTCTTTCATATCATCATCGCACTTCAACTCCGCAACATTATAACTTATCCTTCCATCAACGTCCATGCTTCAGTTTTCACGGTACGAGATTTTACTCACAAGTCGGTTATCAGTTTCTGGCAATGCTTCATTCACCCAACTTTTCAGTGCCTCAAGTCTCTCGCAATCGTTAGGTATTGGAAGCTTCATGGGatctgatcggtaaaatagcaagtgtactattttgcctcttgtaataatagggaaaattccccgaatatcgatctcagggactgcgcaggaataatgagttcaattcaaggttcaattaaacaaaaacttcaattgggttttgtttggtgattgtcacttagcgaaaagtaaaataagcagtaaatgaaattgactttttaacaaatatgagtaacatgctagggatagtggatgattgacaatgtaacaactctgaaatctctattgcaacaacttattttcaataattaattaccggttcttaaggttgtttgatcctaagtccttagtgaaaaaacctttgatccttcatcctaaaccctaagtccttagagatttacaatgaaatcaagcaattagttatcaagaatatccggttgctataaggtattcctagtcctatgtaatatctattatagcatattctcatgaaagcattatcattggtggtccgcctaaatgataatcatagatcaattccaatttgtccgaaaggaaaagctttaaaaacatcaagagaataaattaataattgaaaacaTGATAGTTAtcgcaattgcaaactcagagtcattacaaagggaaatcagagccaccccctagcattggggggtttagctactcatagtagtcaaagaaaacataataatgaataaagacattacaagaaattggaggagattgaatcttcaattgattcaaatcatgaagactttcttctctcccaaacccttgctttctccaatcttctattgtattcttttctctaatctgtcaaaagtcccctctctcttgccctaaagttgtttttataatcaatcttccattccggttgaaaccaaatgccaagaatacccttaatgatcccatttgagtgaggaagcttataaacacatattcagcccgcgctcatcaacacgggccgtgttcctgcacacgagCGCCtgtgttgatcctctgactttggttcaaactcgcatttccagccacatttcaacacggttggacgtgttgattaacacggtccgtgtgagcccttaacttcataatttggctttgtgttcttcatcaaagttgtagcccttttcgttagagaaattttgccaccggaaccgcgtcattccgagttacgaagctctagttatgatcaaaatactacacgcatatcacgatgagaaacatgctgaaaatttcctgatctcacacttgctaacacgagccgtgtcagccccgtgactttcatctcttttgcattttctttgccacgcttcatcctgacacagccagtttcaggtgacacaggtggtcgtgtctgacctcatgtagcttgacttttcacttccttcgaaactcccctttttgtactttttggcattgatttgtctcgatttattcctttaagcctgcaaacagtaaaatacacaaccaaagcataaaatgacgaataaagaaataaaacactcaataacataacttaaacatacttaaaaacaacggtaaatatatgtgtgaaaaccactgatgtGGCTTTTatttatatgtaatattttaaCTAAAAACGTCTTAGaagaagtttttattttatttacatcttAGAAGTTTTTAAACATAGAACAAAGAGCACTAACATAGAACATAGAACATAGAACATTAAAACATGATAACAATAACATAGAACATTAACATAGAAACATGATAACATAAAACATAGAACATAGAACATTAAAACATGATAACAATAACATTAGATAATACAACATAGAACATAAAGCATTATACTCTTGCAGACGATTCTGGACGCACCAGCATCTTTAAAACATCCTCAGCAGACCTTGTTAGGTTCACCTCAAACTCGATCGGTCCCTTAGTTATCTTACGGCGGTGTGATTTCCACATGTCTTTCATATCATCATCGCACTTCAACTCCGCAACATTATAACTTATCCTTCCATCAACGTCCATGCTCCAGTTTTCACGGTACGAGATTTTACTCACAAGTCGGTTATCAGTTTTTGGAAATGCTTCATTCACCCAACTTTTCAGTGCCTCAAGTCTCTCGCAATCGTTAGGTATTGGAAGCTTCATGGGATCCTTAGTTCCAGTATAGTAAATAATTGTGTCAAccataaaattataaatagacattctgaaaaatatgatattttttctCAACACCAGGAGAACCTATTTATAGGCCATCAATGCAATCTTATCCACACAACACAATCCACTAACTCAGCAATCTTATCCAAATAAAATCTTAtccaaataatataaaaataaatataccatAAAATATAAAGTAGAATATACCATAGAATATACCATAAAATATTAGAATATaccataaaatataaaatagagtacAATCATAGTCAGTGCTCATGGGCGATGCGTAACACCTCAAATAAATCAGCATATGTGACATCATCCTCCTCTGCCTCTACCTGCCGGAGATAACGGTGAACCAATGTGGAGGCACGAGCCCAATCCGGATCAGCTGGTCCTGCATCAAAGACATGAACTGGAACCTCTCTACGCGCATTAGGTGGGGGCGGCACCACCTGAGGATGAGACACGCGGTAATACCACTCTAAATATCGATCAACCGTCTCATGAGGGTATCCCACTGGCTCGGTATCTCTAATCACATCTGACACGCTCTGGACATAGGCAATCCACTCCACAGCAATCTCATCATTGCTGAGCGTATCAGCAGGAGGTGCAGGCGGAATATAATGGCGATAACCAAACTGCCGAAGACACCTGTCAGGTAAGCATAGCACATGTAACTCACCCCAAACAAGAAAACCTCTGTACAAAGATAGCTCGTTAAAAGCTCGATGAGGTCTATGATCCTCGAATGGGCGCCATATGACATCTATAGGTGTCAGCTGGTCCAATATCGGTCTATACGCATCCACCTTGATGGCTCCTTGCCTGTAGGACCATCTCATCGCCCGCGGAAGCCCAAAGTTCTCAGATGGCCGCCAGTTTTCTCCTTTCCTTCCCAGTGTAGGAAGGTACTCATGTATCCAACACtgttaacaaataaattaaataatatacattaatatatatatatatatatatatatattaaataatataaataataatatatgaattaacatataattaattaaaaataacataaatacctGTAGCAGAGTAGGATATCCACCGAGCTGCTTGCAACTAAACATAGATGCATCCCCAAGGTGGCGATAAAGAGTGGCCAGTGCAGCAGATGCCCAACTGTAGGAACTGAGCCCACGTAGGTCTCTAAACAGTGGCAAATACCGGGCCTCAACCAAAGTAAATGTCTTATCTGCAAAAATAGTAGAACCTACCAACATCATCAGATATGCCCTGGTCGCGAAGGTCcaatgatcggtcaccatttctagtaagtttccgcacctttttccgaccaaaatccgtaatcttggtaatactaagtggcattggcatatgtttttaaagtaagtttcttgtttttcggttgtgtgactttgttgcatCTTAGTGCGTTTTGAGTATTataaaagtgtcgttttatgcgctggttgttagtttgttgttgaccaggttgatgcacgggaaagATAGGAACGTATGGTGCGCACGAGTGGAAAGAAAAGAAGCCAAAAAAGCCAAGTCTGAGgctaacacgggcacccgtgtgcatgcacacggtccgtgtcaaaaAGTGGCCAGAAAAGCAAGTTTGAAGCAaaaaacagaggtttcacacgggcacccgtgtgcagacACACGGTCCGTGTGGAAATATGCAGGGAACATGTGTTTTTGGCCCAAGAGCAGAggaacaacacgggcgcccgtgtgcagtaacacggcccgtgttgttgaggcgtgctgattttattttcattatttttctcacctgaaggggaccagtaagggcatttttggtacttcagtttcaacctgaatggaagtGAGTTATAAGAACGACCTTAGGGCAAAGAGAAGGACACTTTTGATAGATCGTAATAGAGAATTGCAGAGAGAAGAGAGACGGAAGCGAGATTTTGGAaggcgaagagattcaacggtggacaccattgaagatcctagttctcccaattgattgtaatgtctaaactttttcatTTGTGCTTTTTGAATACTATgctaggctaaaccccccaatgctagggggtgtccctgattcgatATGTGATaactctggatttggtatttTGTTAATTTAACGTTcgtgttattcaattcaattgtataatgtttataatgctttctttatcggaccaataaggattgttctgtggttaacaattcgtaggactacaattgttagggtttgtatacaattgaaccttataattatcacctaggactagggatataatCAGGTTATTCAGACATTCTTGATAAATTAACGATTTGGTTTTGTCttatttctctaaggacttaagtAATCGGATTTTAAGCCAAATAagattttcactaaggacttaggataatCATACTTGAGAATGAATAATTGAACCATATGAACGGATTAAAGGAATCTTCATCCAGAGGAATTAGAGAGAGAATCACACACCCTACCTTAGCATTATTTTCTCATAATCAAAGTTCAGTTTTAATTTCCAATATTTCTTAGCATTTTAATCGCTTTTACTACTCATTTGAAACAACACCCTTATGATCTTTTGTTTGATTGACTGAGTGCAACCACTTGTATtttctacgcaatcctcgtgatcgatacttggggtaaaacccattattactacatcggtgaaaatagtacacttgctatttttccgatcatccAACTACCGGCAGCACGGTACTCCACAAATCTGTCATACAACCACTGCAGTGAGTAATAAGCTCCCCTACATGAACGCACATGTACAGCCATGGCATGTCTATCCACTCCCAATAACTCGCAGCCAAGATCAACAGCCACCTCCTCTGTGACATGCTCATTAGGATACCAGAATATACCCCCGATAGGCAAATGCAGCAGGCAGGAAACATCATCTAATCTAATCGTCATCTCAccaaatggcatgtgaaatgacgaTGTCTCAACATGCCACCTCTCTACAAATGCTGAGACGAGGTTAACGTCTATCTTGGTCAGGCTAGTTCTCTGAAGAGAAGCCAGACCTGACCCACTCACGATATCCTCAATCTCTGGTGGGAGCATCTGAGGCACTCTGTCCTGGAGCTTCGTCCCATGACCTACGACTTTAAGCTCCTTTTTAGGACCTCTTTCCTGAAAATTAATAAAGAAATCACATTAGATTATATAAtaaagaattatttttaaaataaattaattaattttacttgattaattaattttacttACCTCTCCGTACCATAAACGGCGAGCAATGTGGTCTTGGTATCGAACAAGTAAAGATAAATCTGATGGTCCACCAGGATATCCAACTGGCTGCGGTGGTGGTTGTGCTGGCTCTTGTGGTGGGTTTGAGGGACCAGCTTCGTCGAGGCGGCGGCGGGTATGTGGCCTCCCGTCTGGTCCTAATGTACGCATTTtcctggaaaaaaaattaaaaaaaacaaaaccggAACAGTTCCTAAAAGGGTTCCGGTTCCTATTGCAAACAAACTGGAACAGTTCCTAAAAGGCATCCGGTGTAGATGGCAACAAACCAGAACAACTTTCAAAAGTGTTCTGGTGTGAAAGGAAACAAACCGGAAGCGTTGAAAAAAGCGTTCCGGTGAAAAATTCTGTAAACCGGAACAGTTTCCAAATGCGTTCCGGTAATGATTTTGTAAACCGGATCACTTACCAAATGTGTTCCGGTTTGAGGGGTTTGTGAACCGGAAGAGATCTCTGATGTGTTCCGGTTTGTGTTTCGTAGAGAGAAAGGAGAGTGTATGCTTCAGAGCTGCTTCAAAACCAGTAAaaagttgaaaatgaaaaaaaatttacttATTTATATGAGGGTAATTTCGTCCAAAAAATTTGATTGTAAGGGTATACGGGCAATTGTAGGGGTAGGAAGTAAATTTTTCCTCTTTGTTACTACTCTGTCTCAAATTATGAGTCACTTTGCAAGAAAAAATTATCTCAAATTAAAAGTCACTTAACAATTCTAATGCAAcattaatgatattttttctaatataccctatatcatatattattatttttacttttaattgtttAAATTTCTCTTTCATATCTAATAAATAAAGGGAAATATTGTAAAGTCATACATAATTTGTCTTTCTCATACAATATTTATACAATATTTATTATGCTTCTTAATTCCTCTGAAATGTCCAAAATGTCTTATAATTTAAGACGAATTGAGTATTTgctagatttttttttataatctttttatcctttcaaAAAGACACTTTTGCAAGTATCAACCAATATGATTGAAAAACATATCTATTATGATTTCTTCTTTTATTGTTGTCAATATTGGTTCCAAAAGTATTTGGATTCTTGATTCTAGTGTCACTCATCACTTGAAATTTGACTATcaactttttttaaaagaatatttcTCCTTCCAACATTACGTATATTATTGTTCATATTGTTCTCATAATAGGGTTGATGGTTAAAGAGGCATTGATCTTCCAtcttttaaattgaaaaatatactTCATATTCTCAATCTATCGAACAACCTTTTTTCTATACATAAGCATACAAAGGATAATAACTGtgttgttatattttttattctagtTGTACTTTTCATAATTTTGCAATGAGACAGTGAATGGAGTTACTAAGGAACATGGAGGGTTATACTATCTATCTAATGTTCAAACTGATCAAAAGGTGTTATATTTTGCACTTAAATCTCAGTGAGAGTCGTCTTCTTCCTCCTAAATATGACTTCAGTATAAGTCTTTTGATCATCCTCATTTTTCATTAATGAAGTGTATATTTTCATCCCAATTCTCAAATGAATTTAATGATTCTTTTAAATGTGATATTTGTCAGCTTTCTAAACATAACCCAACTACTTTTCCTTTAATCCTTGCTAAAAGTGCTTAaccatttgattttattcattcggATGTTTTTGGACCAACGCTTGTTTTAAACAATTTCGATGCAAGatggtttgtttattttattgttaattgttgAGTAACTTGATTTTCTTGATGAATAATAAATCAGAAGTACCACAATTATTTATTCAATATTATAGTATGATACAAACACAATTTTGAAAAGGTACTATAGGAATACGTTCTGACAATGGTACAAAATTTGTCAATCATAATTCATACAGCTTTATCATTAAACAGGGCATCATTCGTGAATTCTTACGTGTCGGAACCCCATGACAAAATGGTGTCATAGAAAGAAAATTGTGTAACTTACTTGGAATTTCTCGAGCGCTTCTCTTCCAAATGTCTCTTCCAAAATCATATTCAGGTGAAGCAGTTTTGACTACTACTTATTTAGTTAGTCGAATGTAAACTCATATTTTAGTTAATGTTGTCATGTTTAATTTATGTTGTCACTTTTTCCTTTTGCTTCTATGTTGCATGGTCTTGAATTTAGAGGATTTTGTTGTGTACCTTTTGTATGTGTCCATAAGCAACACTGAACTAAGTTGGATTCAAGTATCCTTAGATGTTTCTTTTGTGGGTTATCCTCCAAACTCAAGAGGGTACAAATGTAATCATCCTCCTAATAATAAGTAATTTGTTTCAAAAGGTGTCACCTTTCACTAATATGTGTCTTAATTCACTCGTCCTCATCTTCAAGGGGAGATCATGAATGACTCCGACTTTGAGTTTGAGTTGCTGATCCTCATCCATAACTTCCCTAAAACAACCATGTATACTTTTGAGCTTGAGTTGTCGCCTATTGTTAGTGAACCTACTCCTAGTCATAGTCTTGAATCTACATCTAGTCCTATTTTTCGTTCCTCCATTGTCTTGTGTCTTTTAAGAATCAGCACCTTTCGACACCAATTATATTGTATTATAGAAAAAGTAAATATGATCTACTTGAAACACATATTAATCCATTTGAACCAAATGTAAGCATTGAAATTGATTCTCCTGTTGGTTATTCTTAAATttttgatacttgtgatatagaTCATTCCGAGTTATTTACACATTGCTTTGAGAAAAGATAAAATATGTTGTCCATATAACTATAGATATCATATTTCTAAATATGTCCCTTCTAAACATATTTCCATGCAATATCAAAGTTTTATCGTATATATTAATTATGTGAGAATCCGAGCATGCATTGAAGAATTATTGAAACATAAAAATTGGGTCCAAGCTACGAGTGAGGAAATGAAAGCTCTTGAGAAAATGGTACTTGAGAATTTTTTGATAGGAAATAAGGAAATAAGCTAGTTGTATGCAGATGGAATTATACTATAAATCACAAATAACATGATACCCTTGATTGCTATAAGGCAAGACTAGTGGGTAAATGTTATACGCATATATATGACATTTATTACAAGGAACCATTTTCACCAATGGAAAAGATAAATATTGTTCAAATCTTACCATCTCTTGTTGCTTATTCTAGATGGAAAGTATAATAATATGATATTAAAAATGTGTTCTTATATGGAAACTTTGAGAAGGAAGTGTATATAGAGATTTAACCTAGTTTTAGTACCAAGGGTGGAGCCAACAAGGTGTTTTGATTGAATAAAGCCTTATACAGGCAAAAACACCCCCCACTGACATGGTTTAAAATATTAACAATTGAAATGTTCTGTTTGGGCTATAAGAAAAGTCAAGCATATCATACTTTGTTTATTAAACATACACAAGGAGGAAATCATTTTATACTTCTCGTTTATGTTGACTATATTAGTGTTATAAAGGATAATTTGAGTGAGAGACAACTattgaaaataaattacaaaGAAAATTCGAAATGAAAGACCTTGGATAACTCAAGTACTTCTTGGGAATTGAGGTTACACATTCAAATAAAGGCATTTTTATCTCTCAGAGAATATATATGCTTGATATTTTGCAGGAAACAGGAAGACTTGAATGCAAACCTACTAGTGTTCTAGAAATTCGGGCACTTCTAAAACATGTCTATGCTGATGTcccaacatcagaacatgatgtcaagacagatgttacaaTATTTGTTGACAGGAAGAACCCAATAAACCAGACTGTAAAATATGCAGAGATAAATTGCAACATGGTAAATCACACAGTCAATTTTCAATCCAATTCGGTGCAATGTCACCTACTTTAGGGGCTATCAAGCCATGAAGGAGATtcactataatagtattagttcaaattCTAAACAGCCCCAGTTTACAACTTATCGCCTAATCCCTACCTTTTGTAACTTCTACCTAGAACCTTATAGGTATGAGATCCCCCTCTCACTTCCTACAACCAATCATCGCAGTGATAAAACAGTCTCAATCCATGTTACTATTTCAAAACAAAGAACCCAAAAAGAAGATTACACTTCCAATACAAAATACTTAGTTTTGCTTAAAAGTTTCAACCaataacaatactcaactctatgcttacaagcttcaagagtgagaacaataacttgacaAACAGTCAAGTAACAATCAATCTACCTCAtggtatcaaaagatacatgggtgACTTAAAACACAAGAGAATCTCAAAACCTAAGACTCTAAGcttcccctaattttacaattgtgaaaTACTTGATTACATTAGGTTTAGGTATCCCTTTAAATACTACTCAGCAGTCCATGGGCTTCGAAATCTTCACCCAAATATTATTTGATCCATAAGTTGAGAGCTGTATCACTTATCCAGAAAATCTCCTTAAGTCTTGGAACAAAAccttaagtttcctaaattgtctcaatATCTAATTTTAGAAACTTATGTACAGTTGGAGATCAAATCACTTGTtccagattaaatcttcttgacctacGAAAATAATTGAGATATATccaaaagaaatatcacaaaatcaaatctGTCAAGATTTAAAACAACTTGTACTGATGTTTTGGTTCAACATGTCAGAAAATCTGTCTTCAATGCAACCTTCACTCTCTGTTGTATCAGTTtgatcaagatgttatgacatcttgctcAGCATCTGTCATGAacaatgttttagcaaaattgttgtCAATCCTAACAGTTCCTTCTAAATATAACTGTAAGATGAGCTATTAGGTGGAAAGTGTCAAAGTTGTGAATGATCGATATCAGAGGTTAGTAGAAAATTTGATTTACTTGGCACACATTATACTAGATTTGGCATATGAAATTACTATGGTGAGCCAATTCACACATTAGACTAGTTTATTTTCTTACAGTAAATCATAAttgaaaatagataaaaaaaatttataattaagattacttaatattttgaattttttggtaAATATATAGTCTCACGTCTTTTTATCATGTTTGAATATgaaattaggattttttttttataaatcccCTTTACGGTCTCGCTCAAATAATCGTTAAATATGATTATGAACACACCTTTCGGTTGGAATTGGAACCTTAATTATTTAGTAGGTATATAAGAACATCAGATACAAAacagtgatttccggtaaacaaccgctagtcttccaaactatgaTAAATATGATtcggttactcgcaggatcgactagattgatcctaggacatagtcaaaaaggttgttattcatgatagttcgaattatgtctatggttggcttgtctcgaaataagaaatacttaatcaaagaaataaagattagcaatcaccttgttatacacgtaaatataacatcagcgaagggcaagataaagataa contains:
- the LOC131605128 gene encoding protein MAIN-LIKE 1-like produces the protein MRTLGPDGRPHTRRRLDEAGPSNPPQEPAQPPPQPVGYPGGPSDLSLLVRYQDHIARRLWYGEERGPKKELKVVGHGTKLQDRVPQMLPPEIEDIVSGSGLASLQRTSLTKIDVNLVSAFVERWHVETSSFHMPFGEMTIRLDDVSCLLHLPIGGIFWYPNEHVTEEVAVDLGCELLGVDRHAMAVHVRSCRGAYYSLQWLYDRFVEYRAADKTFTLVEARYLPLFRDLRGLSSYSWASAALATLYRHLGDASMFSCKQLGGYPTLLQCWIHEYLPTLGRKGENWRPSENFGLPRAMRWSYRQGAIKVDAYRPILDQLTPIDVIWRPFEDHRPHRAFNELSLYRGFLVWGELHVLCLPDRCLRQFGYRHYIPPAPPADTLSNDEIAVEWIAYVQSVSDVIRDTEPVGYPHETVDRYLEWYYRVSHPQVVPPPPNARREVPVHVFDAGPADPDWARASTLVHRYLRQVEAEEDDVTYADLFEVLRIAHEH